From Anaerohalosphaera lusitana, one genomic window encodes:
- the groES gene encoding co-chaperone GroES yields MKIRPLGDKVIIERLEAEAVTAGGIVLPDSAKEKPQRGKVVNVGEGKAMKDGSRSEMQVKKGDEVIFASYAGSEIKVGDKEYLIMDESDIMAVVGK; encoded by the coding sequence ATGAAAATCCGACCATTGGGTGACAAGGTCATTATTGAGCGTCTCGAGGCTGAGGCTGTTACGGCAGGCGGGATCGTACTGCCTGACAGCGCTAAAGAGAAGCCGCAGCGGGGCAAGGTCGTCAACGTGGGTGAAGGTAAGGCGATGAAGGACGGCTCGCGGAGTGAGATGCAGGTCAAGAAAGGCGATGAGGTGATCTTCGCCAGTTATGCGGGTTCCGAGATCAAGGTGGGTGATAAGGAATACCTGATCATGGACGAGTCGGATATCATGGCGGTTGTCGGCAAGTAG